The DNA sequence TTAAGAAAATATATGAATGCACCAAAATCATTCTTGCATCATGAACCAAGTCAAATTTGGTAATATGACAAACCTGGTGTCGAGATATTTTATTTGCATAACCTCCTTTGCCCAAGTCAATATCTACTGGAACACCTTCTGTTGCCCGTCCAAGTAAAACCTGCAGGAGAAATTGAGAGATCACTAAAAGCATTATCCAAGTCTTAGATTCAATTTCCATCATCATTATGGTTTGATAGTAATTCACATGTCAGACCCTTTGAAGTGTccataaaagatataaaaatagagGGATTCTTAGCCTAACGCGTAGTTTCAAAGAATGAAATTCATAAGCAATCCCCTCCCTGTCTTCTTTCTGGAGGCTTATGGTAATTGTCATTCCATTAGCCCGAAACCAAGTTAGCATCTTTCTGCCCCAAAAACGAGAACAATGCTCGTCTTTTGATAAGAGTATTCCATATTATCTGTTGGAAAGTTTTCAACGTCCACCATATTAATCTACTGGGATTTTTCTGGTTCGCTACTATCCTATCTGAGTTGGATAAGCTCTCTCTGTCCCCCTTACATCTTCAAAGTGGAGTCCCTTAATGGTACACTAGCTATAACTTCCTTGATTttgatcccccccccccccccccctcctcctcctcttttctttcttctctcttttacaTACTTGTAAACCCAGATCTCTGCTAAGCTAAGTGAACTCTTTCAGAGCCAAGATCACTTTTTCCTAGGTCTTACACTTTAACTTGATTGTTGTTCTATGGAAAGGTAAATTGCCTCCTAGAGAATAGTAATTTAGTTACTTTCCTCGCATCATTTGGTGGGTGTTACTTCCAAAAAGAACCATCACAGCTTAGACATTTAAAGGCTCAAAGATTAACACGCACACAAACATAGAAATGGATTTCACTGAAGGGCACAGAACAGATCTGTCCAACTATTCTTTAATTATTATACCTTCACCACAGTTCACTCCATAATTTACAATCAAATCACTGTCTCAAATCAGAAACAAAATCAGAATAAAGCAACTAAATATCTGTTCATAGACACATGTTGTGTGTCTCAGTTCTTATAGTGGAAATAAATTCAATATATACCCAAAATTAAAAAACACACACATGTAAAATACCTCGGCTTTCTTAATATAATGCTTTGAATGGCGACCATATAAAATGGCAATTGCTTCATGTAAAGCAATGGCTCTCTGCATATAGGAATGAGCACCCTGTTCCATCCTTATGATAGTCCGCTTAGTTTCCTCATGTTGATATGTTGATACTATATTGCAATCAGAATATAATATTGTTAAGCTATTATTAAAGAAAATACACAGTGAaatcaacaacaaaagaaaaatatccAACCATTTATCTTAGATGTATATGATAAATAATGTAATCAAACTACTACTTGGAGAGTTTAAAAACAGAATATTTACTGAATATCTGCTGATCAAGGAAAGCATATTCATACAAAGGCACACATAAGCTGCATATATACTGCCCAAGTTCCATAAATTATGTAAACAAGTAGCAGAAGTGCAGAACTCATGGTCATGCATCAAACATCATGACATGAAGTCTGGTCCATAATGCACAACAAAGAGCTCACCCATATGCCTCATAACTACTAGCATGTTTCTAAAATGTCACTAGTGAACTGGCACTCATCAGGGGAAAGCATCAaattttgcaagcttcttcaaaaagaaaaaatactattaaaaagTATCACCTGCCCAAGGGTCTATCACATTTTATCACTGTACTATAATAAGTTAAGACAACAGCTAAATAAAAAATAGGCAACCATAAGGATGCAAAATGAGTTTTTTATGAGACTATCCCAAGTAACTGAGCCATGCTTCTGTGGCATGAGGCAGAATAAGACAAGCACCACAAAACAGAAATGTTATTCAGTTGGGACATTAATTAATTATCTGTACTCcaaataaacaaaatataaaagatgCAAATAGCATCATGCAAGAAGCAATGACAAAAGTAACTTCTTTGTAATACCTTCCTCGTTATAAAACAAATCCTGATCATCTGGATCCAGATCCATATCAAGTATCTGTAGATGGAAATGAAGGAATAACTCAGAAAATAGCTACAGTTATGAAACAAGGTTAAGGTTACTGTTGATTGAAAGGTCTGCCCCGCACGCCTTACCATTGCCTCTATATCAGAATAACAAGGAACATCATCATCACTCTCCATATATTGCTCTTCATCTAAAGTTGGAGGAATTGCCACCAGATGAGACTTGGGAACATCTGAAGACCCCACTTCAGCATGTTGCCAATGACGATCTTGAATTGGCAAGGGTAAGTTTTTTCCCTGTTTCATGCCAGAGCCATCAGAATAAGGATGATTTCTGAAGCCATTAGACCCAAGGGTTGGTTTCTCACTATAAGAGTTTGTCACACGACTATTTAGACAATGTGTCAAGCCTACATTGATAGGTGTGTCCTTTGGGTTTGCATGCATGATAGCATTGGTTGTGCTAGCTTTATTTCCACCTAACCCACCAGAAACAGTCACAGCACTCCTGGACGCTATGTGTGATGCATGAGAATTCGAAAATTCACACTGTACCCCTGGAAAGGGAGGAGATCCCATCACCTGAGAAGATCCACGAAATTCTGCGGGTTTTTTCTGTTCTACCTTTATCATTCTACTTCTTTCAAGAGCTTTATGGTTACTAAATCCATAATCCTGAACATATGATGAAATTGGCTTATTGGATTCTGTATACACCCATTCAGATGAATATGGAGATGTTGAAGGAGGCACATCCACGGGTAGTAAGAAAACATCAACATTGCATGGAACTTCTGGTTCTTCAGTGTTTAGAGCACAGAATACAACTCCATTAATTAGTTCAGGAAAACGAGGATCTTTAACAGAGACAGAAGATGATACTTGGATATCTGATTTCTGAACTGTTTGGGCATCGCTAGACTGTAGTCTATTGTTATCATCTACTTTTGCATGACATGAAACTGACAGATTTGAAACTTTTGCTTGTGAGGCCACTGAAGACTCTGCCTCAGCCTTTTCAGGCAACTGATCTTGGCTAACATCATTAGGAGAACTTAGTAGAAGTGAACTCAGACCATCATAATAAGACTTATCAATCCCGTCTTTTCCATCAACATCCATCAGATAGAGTTCTTCCTCATTTGTGAAGTTTAAGAGAGAATTGGACAGTTCTGCCAGGTAAGCCTCCCCACAAGCAATAGAATCCTTAAAATCACCACATGGCATTTCAGGTTCTTGAATGCTCGCATGTGTTTTCCACACTGGCATTTCCGGGAGTGGAGACAAATGTAAGCTATTAAATGATGTACCACATTCCATTTCAGATGAATCAAATACATCATTTCCATCAAACTCAGAACACAGGTTTCCAGGGTCACTGTTGATCTGATCAAATGGGGTCTCTAAATTATCGTCATCAATGAAGCTATCAATGGCTAGTTCTTCTGGAACACCCATCTCCTCTGCAGCTCCATTGGAAACATCACCTCGAAGAAATTGAGGTTCTTCTCTAAGTACATCTTGTTGCTCAGCAGGTATATTGTCTTGAACTGGATCCTTAGCTCCGGTGTAATATGCATGGATAGTAACTCCATTCGTTATAGCACCACCATTCATCATATTTTCAGGAAAAGAATACTGAGCAGGATCAGTATGTGAACCATGGAAACCAAAATGATTGGACGTTTCACCTTCGGCCAAACAGTTTTTAGGCAAACTCTCACTTCCATTTACACCATAATTGTCATTTTCAGGATCCACAAGGAAACCTAAGTCCATGGAATTAAATGCGTCATTGCGGATTCTTTTCCGCATAGCATAATAGGAAGTCCGTACACTTTCAGCTTTTCTTTTTGCAGAATCAATTTTGCGTTCTCTTGTATTTCCAAACTTGATGAACTTCGATGGGAGAGGTGAAGTAGAAATCTCAAAGTCTGTCATGCCTGCAGATGCTTCCGCAGAAATAATAGGATCATAGAGGATAGAGTACCATCTATCGCGTATTTCTCTAAAACTATATCTTCGAGAAAACTGCACCGCACCTTTTGCTAGTGACTCTAAAGAAGCACCGGCCTGCAAATAGACAAGTCAAAGACTAAACATGGAGTCCCCCTTCGAAACTCAAACCAGACGGCAAGAACAAACATCTATCCAATTCAGAGCAATTGCCCCTTGACATACATAAACCACAACATTCAGAATCGTACACAAACAGATTCACTCTTCAATATGTGAAGGACTAACACATTTGCCCCATGATACGAGTGTCTACTATCCCCAAGACCTCAAATAATCCACATTTAATATGATAAATAGCATGAATGTGCAATGAATATAACTCGTTGATCCCAACCTAAGAAGCCTCTAAGACACACGTTCCTGGCTTTTAACGTACGCGCCAATTTTACCTAACAGTGCAACTAATATTCATCAGAAAAGGCGCTAAAGCACATTAGGTAGATGGCAAATTAAGCAGACATGCGGATGCAAAGGCAACAAAAGATTAGGAATAGAGGTTGAAGTCGAAAGCTAAGAGTGAattggaaagagagagagaacctcAACGGCGTTCTTGAGGAGAGGGTCGTCCTCGGAAATCCAAGGAGGCAGAGTGGCAAGAGCACCCATGGCAGCGGCGGCACCACCACTGACACAGTCTATCGTCGTCTTGTTGTGAGTTTTtggtattttctttcttctttgtgtGTAAGACTTAAGAGCTCTTAGCTCACATCACACTATCACAGAACACAAAACCCCAATATACACTCGGAAAAGTTGAAATGCTGTTTAGTGTTTACAAGGGTTTTAGTTCCTTTTTAAGACGGTAGAAATAAAAgcataataataactaattagtaTAACAGACCGCATGGAAAAATGGGATTACGTTACATTCTTCTTTCTTGGCAGAtacttgtttatttcttttactttttccttttcattataataaattaataactaaatcgTACCATGTAACATTTTCGTGTAAACAATCCAATATTCTGTGATTCAATTTTTTATAgtagtttttgtaaaaatattatttatacgtcaaaatcaatcattatatatttataataaatatatatatttaatttatttttaatatatattttaaattttatcatatattttactttaataattaattttattatatatttagtataattatatttttaatgatgaaatatattttatttttggtaatgATTTAGTTCAAAATTTTGTTTACATGATGATGGTGATAAttgttaaaagaataaaaattgttGCAAATGTTACTTAAAACATTGAATTGGGACGGGACGTGAGGTTCGGATCTCTTTGTATGGCAGCATCTGATTTGTTGATGTTGAGATACCGTCAGTTCGAGTTTTTCGTGAGGAGTTGgaggtggtacctacaagagactccgatgtttaagttagcaagggctgTAGGCAGGcttttagtagattagaatgtGAATTATACTTGAGGGATGTCAGTGTACTTATAGTGGGGTCGATAACCACCTTTGTTAGAGTAGTTCCATCATTTCTGATGGATAACTGTTTCCTTTATCTTGGAAGTTTGTTGGAATCTATCTTTTAGTAAAGATAGAAATTGTAGGAGAGATTGGCGGAGGCAGTTACCTGCTTTGGACATGTAGAGCTGGGCTCTTTTGTCGGTAtctgacctctttaaagaggccGGGTATGTTTGTAGAGGCCATTTTTCTTGGTGGACCTTTTTGTTTGTTTGACCTGGCTTTGCTTATTAGGGCAGAGTATGagcagtgcccctgcttgagtctTGAGCCTTTTATAGGTCGAGCTCAAGCATTTCGTAATTTTTGCTTAGACGTCGGGTGCCCCGTCTTTCCAAAGATCAAGTACTCAACGTACTTGAAAATTTGAATGGTGCCTCCCTTTAAATGAGGGGCTAAGTTGGCACGGCAGTTTTCTTGAATTGTGCGCATGTTTTAAAGAGGAGTAAATAGGCACGTTACTCTTTGTTTCTTATAAAAGCACCGTggcctttcttcttctcctttttcctaTTTCTGAAAGTCTTTTCATTTGCTATCATTGTGAAGAAAAGATCCTTTCTTTTCCTTCGTCTTACTTTGAGACTCCATTTTTCAAGGTTCTCCTAATCTCGTTCTTCTCGGAAGAGTTCTTTGAAGAGGATTGTTCGTGTCTTGCTGCTTGATGTGCCCCTCTTCATTTCAAACCCCCTTTGAGGTTAGTGTCTCATCATTTTTAATAGTCTTGCATTGTTTGTTTGTTCTTGTGGCTATTCTTGAATGACCTCTGATTGTTGACAATGGGTTACTGTTGGGTACTTGGATCTTTGATGATGTTGCTTTTTTCTAGGAATTTTCCTTTTGTTTGGCTACTGTTACATAGCCTGAAGTTTTTCCTTTTTGTTGTCTTGAATTGCTTTTCTGGAATTGCTAAATACTGTAATCGTTTTGGTTTATCAATTACATTTATGTTACCCCTAATGGTGTCCCTGCTATATGATGTTGTGGTTACTGATGGAATATGAGGGGCGCCATTTCGAGTCCTTCTGTGTATAGAAGAGTCGTAGAACTGTGTTGATTGGTTTGTTTGCTTTTGCCCGACCTATATTGGATGGTGTCCGAGCTCTATCAGTAACGACTTCTTTACTTTGCATTTATAGGTATAGACTTTATGTCTTGTTTTGCTGTTCTCGGTATGTTTACTAAGGTTCCCCCTAGCATTCTAACTTGGGTAGATACCATTGTTCTTTCTTGTGTTTCGGTAGTAGATAGGAAATACTGTGATACCTTCTGTAGCCATCATAATATTTGTGAGAATAGAGAGGACAAGAGGAATTATGAGTTGGTAGTACTCGACCCTGAGGAGATGGTTTGTTTCCCTCCTTTAGATAACTCGGAGCGTCTTTTCTTTTACGCTTACGATTGTTTTTTTTCTAAGCTGGGCATTTCTCTTCCCTTCTCGGATTTTGAGTCGAATATCCtctggtcttgtaatgttgctcCCACCCAATTGCACCCAAATTCTTGGGCTTTTCTGAAAATTTTTCAACTCCTCTGCCGAGAACTCGAGGTCCAACCTTCTGCCTcggttttcttttatttgtttgtgcTAACCACACCCGGGACATTAAAGCGGAAGGATTCTTGGTTTTCTTTCCGAGCTGTTTACGGTAGAAagattttttctgtttttgatgagcctttccatgacttcaaaaattactttttttaagGACCGATCTGTAGGTGTCCAACCTTTTTATTTAGATGAGAATGACGAACCCTCCTTTCCCTTTTATTGCCAAGAGGAGCCTGTTATAGCCAAGTATATTGTGGATAGGTTAGATGAGGTTGAAAGACGTTTTGTGGACGTGTTGCAAGAGTGTTGGGGTCGGGCTCCTCATTTAGACACCAAGAGGTTCTTAGGGGACCCCAGTCAGCTTCGGTCCAAGCTAGGTAGTCTTCCGACCTCTAGCCTTTATGATTTCTCAAATTGTATTTGTTGTTCTAATATGCCTCTTGTTTTTTTACAGAGACAATGGCTTCTAAAACTTCGTCCATGAAATACTTGCGTCAAACCCGAAAAACGGTTGTGGCTCGGGGGCTTTCAAGATAAGGAGGCTAGGGGTGCTTCTTCCCGACCTTCCCTTAAGAAGTCGGACCCTGGCCCCATAGCCCAGAAAAAGGTCATCCCAACTCCTTCCGTTTGGTTGATACCTTCTGACCCATCTTCTAAGAGCTCGGGTGCTTCATCTTCCCCGTTACCGCCAGGGCCTCCTcccaaaaaatagaaaactacTAGGGAGTCGGGCATTAATGATAAGGATTTTGACGGGTTCGTTTAGAGTGAAAAGAACATCTTGCCCCATAGTCAAATAGCTATGGATGACGTGGCTATCTAGAATCACCTCCACCATATGACCCGTAATTGTATCCGTATGGCGGGGTGAGTACTGCTTTGGCTAAGAAGCTGGGAAAGACTCATGTCCGTGCTATTCAGGCTTTCCTTGACTCTTCCTGAGCTAAAGTGGAAAGGTTAAATGGCTTGAAGGAGGAGTTAGAGGAGGAGAACGCCAAGCTGAAGTCTGACTTGGAGAAAGCTCATTCTCGAGCAATAAAGGCTGAGGCGGCAGCATTGATGGCAGAGGGGATGAAGAATAAGGCCGAGGAAAGTTACACTAGGACTTACGGGGAGCTTATTGACCTCAAGGATGAATTGAAAGCAGCTCGGGAGGAGTATGCGGCCCTTTAGGAGAATGTTGTCAGGGGGATGGATGAGatgtttgaaaatttaaaggctCAAGTCCAAGTCCTTGCCCCCGACCTAGACCTTTCCCAACTTAGTCAAGATAACATTGTTGTTGACGGAAAGATTGTGCCGGCCCCTGATGAGGATGAGGGGCCTCCTCTCGACTCGAAGATTTCTGCTCCCCAAGTCGGTCAAGCTTCTGCACCGTCCGAGGTCCAACCCGAGATTGTCAATGTGGAGGCCTCTTCTTCACCATCTACGTCTATCCCAACCGTGCCGATCTTTATGCATCCTCCGACCCCTCCTGTCAAGGGAAAAGATGCTGCTACGGGCGAGGATCTCAACCCGCTGCTTGGCGAGTGatgaacccatattttatgatgtattttgtgcccaatttaagttatttattcaatccttcacccacttattcatgtaaattgcatggttttactttcccttccttattttatgatatatgtaaaacatgtttcctatactttaaaaatattaattttaattatcctttattaccatttgatgccgtaatttgtgtgttaagtattttcaggtctcatagggcaggaatggcttaaaggacaaaaaggaaacatacaaaaatagaaggaaagcacaaaaatggagttttgaagaaaaggcagcgacgcgaacgcatggacgatgcgaacgcgtgcctagcgcgaaatggcatcgacacaaacgcgtggacgacgcggacgtgtgccttgagcagaacgcaaatgatgcgaacgcgtgacccacgcgaacgcgtgacagatgccacgtacaagaatctgcagaaaacgcccctagcgatttctgcacccttttttggcccaattccaaatctagaaacacagaatataagccagagaatgggggaatcaaatAACAACTTAGTAACAAATACAATATtgataattttaggtttttagatgtagcttttagagggagaggctctctcctctctgttaggattaggatttaggatttctattaggttTAGGCTACTTTACTTCAatgccaggttcaatgttcttttaatttatgtcgctcttctatttttatttattccaatgcttttacttgttaatgttccaATTTATCCTACAAACCTTTTCATGtcaagatttgaatattctatttaatattaattgaggtatttcagattaatgattgttttattctgtttatgattgctttcaatttaagttagatttattttccctttggctttggttaagtgattggtaacacttgagttatcaaactcagctattgattgaaattggagttgctgattgatttggatcgctctaaaactggtctctccacaggagttggctaggacttgaggattaacTTAATTAgtccgcttgactttcctttataaagtaagggttaactaagtgggagcaacaacaattctcatcacacctgataaagaTAACTAGAATAGGATTTCCAGtccttataccttgccaagagatttttctttataatttattaatttatttttcttgccatttaaattacttgttccttattttaaaaaacccaaaaatatacaattttccataaccaataataaatcatacctccctgcaattccttgagaagacgacccgaggtttaaatacttcggttataaattttattggattttgttacttgtgacagccaaacttttgtaagaaaggaattattgtcggtctagaagctatacttacaacggaaatttattcgtgaaaattctagatcgcgcgagaattTCGCTCTTCAGCGAGAAACCTTAAAttctctttgtttttgttttagatATTTAGAATGACCCGAGCTGGGTCTTATAACACTTTACTTTCTTTTGTAATATTTGGTAATTTCTTGAACACTTTACCTTTTGTTTTAGTTGCTTCCACAACTTTTATAAAGTACTATTCAAGTTATTTTCTTTATATCTCAAATAACACTTCTGCTTTTGAAATGGAGCTAGGTTTTTGAAGTCGAATATAGTTTTCCTGATTTTGAATCTTAGCAACTTTGTCAAATGAGTAGTTCTTTTATGAGTTTCCTTTCCTAATTCCGGCTTCGAGTAGTCGGTCTTTATTAAGTTACTTTTACAGCTCGTTTTTTACCTGGCCTAACAATTGAGGCCGTTTTCAGTAGTTGTTTATATAAGTTCTTACATTAATTTGTACCTCGTCACTTCATCTTGCTGACCATCTTATGTTGGGTAATGACTTTTGTGGTTTGTTGAgcttaaattaatgtatttttaataGGAAACCtttaaagaaagaagtagaaattTTATTAATAGTAAAGAAATTCCTTTAAGTAAATCTACGTATTAGGGGCTTGAGTACTCCTAGTCTCTATGCTGATGCCTCATTAAAATACCCTAAAattgggaaaaagagtacaccgaTGCACAAGGTTTCGCTGTCTAGCTATAATACTTTCTTAGATTACATGCGTGTCAAGACCTCGGGAGCTCCCACCCTTGGAGGttggacactttgtagtaacATTTGCCTAAGACCTCAACTATTTTGTAAggtcccttccaattagcagcAAGCGTTCCTTCTCCTGATTTTTGTACTCCAATGTCATTTCGGATCAAGATGAGGTCGTTGGTGGCGAAGCTCCTCTTGATCACCTTTTGGTTGTATCTTAGAGCCATCCTTTGCTTTAGGACTTCCTCCTTAATTTGAGCTCTTTTTCGGACTTCAGAGAGGAGATCGAGCTCTTCTTTTTGTGCCTGGGAGTTAGCTCTTTCGTTGTAGAATATGACTTTGGGTGATTCTTCAGCTACTTCTATGGGGATCATTTCTTCCATTCCGTAAACAAGTCAGAAAGGTGACTCCCCTATTGTAGAATACGGGGTGGTCCGATATGCCCACAAGACTTGAGGGAACCCGTCAGCCCAAGCCCGTTTCGCGTCTTATAGTCGGCGCTTTAACCCacccagtatgactttgttggcagcttctacctgtccattggcctgggggTGCTCTACTgatgtgaactggtgttttattttTAGGTCGGCCACCAGATTCCTAAAGGTTGAGTCATTGAATTGAGTcccattgtccgtggtgatggagtgagaaactccaaaccttgtgacaatgttcttaTACAATGAATTTTTTACTTCTCTGGGCGGTTATAGTTGCTAAAGGCTCTACCTCGATTCATTTAGTGAAGTAGTTaatccctactatgaggtatttgacttgtcctggtgcTTGTAAAAATGATTCGAGCATATCGAGATTCCATTTTAGAAATGGCCATGGTGAGGTAACGCTAATAAGTTTCTCAGGTGGCGCAacatggaagttggcatgtttctgtcAAGGTGGACACTTCTTAACGAACTCAGTCGCTTCCTATTGTAAGGTCAGCTAGAAGAAGTCGGCTCAGATCACTTTTTTTGCCAGTGACCGAGCTCCCAAGTGATTTCCACATATGTCACTGTGCACATCCTTTAAGACTTTCTTTGTATTAGAGATCGGGACACATTTCAAGAGgagtgttgagatccctcttttgtatagaataTTGTGGACCAATGTATAATTTTGCGCCTCTTTTACAAGCCTTCTggcttctttttcattcttgggGAGGACATCAAATTTAAGGTAGTTGATTATATGAGTCATCCATCCTAGGTTTTGATTGGATATGGTCAATACCTCTGAACTATCCTCCTCTTTTGATATTGATGGTGTTTGCAGAGTCTCCTGAATaagacttctattgttgccccctggcttGATGCTGGCTAATTTGGAGagggcatcagctcgggcattggATCCTGAGCTATATGTCGGACCTCTCCTTCTGCAAAGTGTGTCAGTTGTTCTCGGGCTTCATCCAAGTACTTCTTTATAATGGGGTCTTTTGGTTGATAGGTGCTGTTAATTTGCGAAGTTATTACTTGCAAATCACTGAACACCATCAATCTTTCCGCCCCTACTTCTTTGGCCAGCTT is a window from the Arachis hypogaea cultivar Tifrunner chromosome 17, arahy.Tifrunner.gnm2.J5K5, whole genome shotgun sequence genome containing:
- the LOC112765487 gene encoding uncharacterized protein, encoding MGALATLPPWISEDDPLLKNAVEAGASLESLAKGAVQFSRRYSFREIRDRWYSILYDPIISAEASAGMTDFEISTSPLPSKFIKFGNTRERKIDSAKRKAESVRTSYYAMRKRIRNDAFNSMDLGFLVDPENDNYGVNGSESLPKNCLAEGETSNHFGFHGSHTDPAQYSFPENMMNGGAITNGVTIHAYYTGAKDPVQDNIPAEQQDVLREEPQFLRGDVSNGAAEEMGVPEELAIDSFIDDDNLETPFDQINSDPGNLCSEFDGNDVFDSSEMECGTSFNSLHLSPLPEMPVWKTHASIQEPEMPCGDFKDSIACGEAYLAELSNSLLNFTNEEELYLMDVDGKDGIDKSYYDGLSSLLLSSPNDVSQDQLPEKAEAESSVASQAKVSNLSVSCHAKVDDNNRLQSSDAQTVQKSDIQVSSSVSVKDPRFPELINGVVFCALNTEEPEVPCNVDVFLLPVDVPPSTSPYSSEWVYTESNKPISSYVQDYGFSNHKALERSRMIKVEQKKPAEFRGSSQVMGSPPFPGVQCEFSNSHASHIASRSAVTVSGGLGGNKASTTNAIMHANPKDTPINVGLTHCLNSRVTNSYSEKPTLGSNGFRNHPYSDGSGMKQGKNLPLPIQDRHWQHAEVGSSDVPKSHLVAIPPTLDEEQYMESDDDVPCYSDIEAMILDMDLDPDDQDLFYNEEVSTYQHEETKRTIIRMEQGAHSYMQRAIALHEAIAILYGRHSKHYIKKAEVLLGRATEGVPVDIDLGKGGYANKISRHQAIIKLDNDGSFYIKNFGKTSILVNNKEVQRGQSQRLYSNCLIELRGMSFIFETNPSRVKQYPDQHITDNS